Proteins found in one Macadamia integrifolia cultivar HAES 741 unplaced genomic scaffold, SCU_Mint_v3 scaffold1736, whole genome shotgun sequence genomic segment:
- the LOC122064728 gene encoding uncharacterized protein LOC122064728, which produces MFFQGRTRCVDPSIVRSHISAVDPSKAGPSTSAGGSLVVANIPFCGFPAWCYPNAANPSLPHLLERRTDVDVSLGLPIPYDYVSQEVYSEIRRMHYGLCEAMVAKDGRMATLESQASSYEQKIAQQDALI; this is translated from the exons atgttctttcaggggagaacacgaTGTGTAGACCCTTCTATTGTTCGGTCGCACATCAGTGCTGTTGATCCTTCAAAAGcgggaccctctactagtgcaggTGGGTCTCTCGTAGTAGCCAACATCCCCTTCTGTGGTTTCCCTGCTTGGTGCTATCCCAATGCGGCCAACCCAAGTCTCCCCCATCTTCTGGAGCGGAGAACAGATGTAGATgtttcccttgggctgcccattccttatgactat gtgtctcaggaggtctattctgagatcaggaggatgcattatggcctgtgcgaggcaatggttgccaag gatgggaggatggccaccttggagagccaagctAGTTCCTATGAGCAGAAAATTGCACAGCAAGATGCACTGATTTAG